Proteins from a genomic interval of Cucumis melo cultivar AY chromosome 7, USDA_Cmelo_AY_1.0, whole genome shotgun sequence:
- the LOC103487552 gene encoding serine hydroxymethyltransferase 7-like, with the protein MDFRHAPSDLSFRLSSHTTSSISRSSTGDNSSYLCSTGSNSSYPSDFRQQKDEKFDLLKGVVDDDSDDEKFSLLGQPLRVKRQRDAHSFLDQDSAKRAAVKDEASLETRRASVKEWGNQSLRIADPEIHNIMLKEKERQYKGIELVASENFVCRAVMEALGSHLTNKYSEGMPGARYYTGNQYIDEIELLCCARALAAFDLDSEKWGVNVQPYSCTSANFAVYTGLLSPKDRIMGLDSASGGHLSHGYYSPVGKKISATSIFFESFPYRVNPLTGYVDYDKLEEKALDYRPKILICGGSSYPREWDYARCRQIADKCGAVLMCDMAHISGLVAAKECASPFEYCDIVTSTTHKSLRGPRGGIIFFRRGLKSRKQGVLLTHGDDNCNATYDFEDRINFSVFPSLQGGPHNNHIAALAIALKQVASPEYRVYIRQVKKNAQALASALLRRNCRLVTNGTDNHLLLWDLTPLGLTAKNYEMICEACHITVNKSAIYGDNGAISPGGVRIGTPAMTTRGCLEADFETIAEILLKAAHITKIVIRRGKLGKLHKDIMKNLQNNKDIVELRNRVETFAASFAMPGFDI; encoded by the exons ATGGATTTTCGCCACGCTCCCTCGGATCTTTCCTTCCGCTTAAGTTCTCATACCACATCTTCCATATCTAGAAGTTCAACTGGGGACAATTCCAGCTATTTGTGTTCGACGGGTTCCAATTCCTCGTACCCATCGGATTTCCGTCAGCAAAAGGATGAGAAATTCGATTTGCTGAAGGGGGTTGTGGACGATGATAGCGACGACGAGAAGTTTAGTCTTCTAGGGCAACCCCTGCGCGTGAAGAGACAGAGGGATGCTCATTCATTTCTTGATCAGGATTCTGCGAAACGGGCTGCGGTCAAGGATGAAGCGAGCCTTGAGACGAGACGAGCTTCGGTTAAGGAATGGGGGAATCAGTCGCTTCGAATTGCTGACCCGGAAATTCATAATATTATGCTGAAGGAGAAGGAGAGacaatataagggtattgaaTTAGTTGCTTCGGAAAATTTTGTGTGTAGGGCTGTGATGGAAGCCTTAGGCAGCCACTTGACGAATAAGTATTCTGAGGGAATGCCCGGCGCTAGATACTATACGGGTAATCAGTATATAGATGAGATTGAATTGCTTTGTTGTGCGAGAGCCTTGGCTGCTTTTGATCTCGATTCTGAGAAATGGGGTGTGAATGTCCAACCATACTCTTGTACATCAGCAAATTTTGCTGTGTATACAGGTCTTTTGTCTCCGAAGGATCGAATTATGGGTTTGGATTCAGCATCCGGAGGGCATCTTAGTCATGGGTATTATTCTCCTGTTGGGAAAAAAATTTCAGCGACTTCTATTTTCTTTGAGAGTTTTCCATATAGAGTGAACCCCCTAACTGGGTATGTTGATTATGATAAGCTTGAAGAAAAGGCGCTCGATTATCGTCCGAAAATACTCATCTGTGGAGGAAGTTCGTATCCACGCGAGTGGGATTATGCTAGGTGTAGACAGATCGCGGACAAATGCGGAGCGGTTTTGATGTGTGATATGGCCCATATAAGCGGTCTGGTGGCAGCCAAG GAATGTGCTAGTCCGTTTGAATATTGTGATATAGTTACTTCAACAACACACAAAAGTCTTCGAGGGCCCAGAGGAGGAATCATATTTTTCAGGAGGGGTCTAAAATCAAGGAAGCAAGGCGTGCTTCTAACTCATGGAGATGACAATTGCAATGCCACTTATGATTTTGAGGACAGGATAAACTTTTCTGTCTTCCCATCGTTACAAGGGGGTCCCCATAATAATCATATTGCTGCCCTCGCCATAGCGTTAAAGCAAGTAGCTTCTCCTGAGTATAGAGTATATATTCGACAGGTGAAGAAAAATGCGCAGGCTTTAGCATCAGCTTTACTAAGAAGAAATTGCAGATTGGTAACTAATGGTACTGACAATCATTTGTTGCTGTGGGATCTTACTCCTTTGGGACTAACAG CCAAGAATTATGAGATGATCTGCGAGGCATGTCATATAACAGTCAACAAGAGTGCCATCTATGGTGACAATGGAGCCATTTCCCCTGGAGGAGTGAGGATAG GCACTCCTGCAATGACGACTAGAGGCTGTCTAGAGGCTGATTTTGAGACAATAGCTGAGATTCTTCTTAAAGCAGCTCATATCACAAAAATAGTCATTCGTAGAGGAAAGCTTGGAAAATTACATAAAGATATCATGAAGAATCTACAAAACAACAAAGATATTGTGGAGCTTCGGAACCGGGTCGAGACCTTTGCTGCTTCATTTGCAATGCCAGGATTTGATATTTGA